A stretch of Equus przewalskii isolate Varuska chromosome 11, EquPr2, whole genome shotgun sequence DNA encodes these proteins:
- the TMEM216 gene encoding transmembrane protein 216 isoform X2 — MGTEDGAARRLSSTPLEILFFLNGWYYATYFLLELFIFLYKGLLLPYPTANLVLDVVMLLLYLGIEVIRLFFGTKGNLCQRKMPLGISVALTFPSAMMASYYLLLQTYVLRLEAIMNGILLVFCGSELLLEVLTLAAFSSSSLN, encoded by the exons ATGGGGACTGAAGATGGCGCCGCGAG ACGGTTGTCCTCCACCCCCCTGGAAATCCTCTTCTTTCTGAACGGGTGGTATTACGCTACCTATTTCCTGTTGGAACTCTTCATATTTCTGTATAAAG GTCTCCTGCTACCATATCCAACAGCCAATCTAGTACTGGATGTGGTGATGCTCCTCCTTTATCTCGGAATTGAAGTTATTCGACTATTTTTTG GTACAAAGGGAAACCTCTGCCAGCGAAAGATGCCACTTGGTATCAGTGTGGCCTTGACCTTCCCGTCTGCCATGATGGCCTCCTATTACCTGCTGCTGCAGACCTACGTGCTCCGCCTGGAAGCCATCATGAACGGTATCTTGCTCGTCTTCTGTggctcagagctgctgctggaggTGCTTACCCTGGCCGCCTTCTCCAG ctccagcctgaaTTAA
- the TMEM216 gene encoding transmembrane protein 216 isoform X5, translating into MGTEDGAARRLSSTPLEILFFLNGWYYATYFLLELFIFLYKGLLLPYPTANLVLDVVMLLLYLGIEVIRLFFGTKGNLCQRKMPLGISVALTFPSAMMASYYLLLQTYVLRLEAIMNGILLVFCGSELLLEVLTLAAFSR; encoded by the exons ATGGGGACTGAAGATGGCGCCGCGAG ACGGTTGTCCTCCACCCCCCTGGAAATCCTCTTCTTTCTGAACGGGTGGTATTACGCTACCTATTTCCTGTTGGAACTCTTCATATTTCTGTATAAAG GTCTCCTGCTACCATATCCAACAGCCAATCTAGTACTGGATGTGGTGATGCTCCTCCTTTATCTCGGAATTGAAGTTATTCGACTATTTTTTG GTACAAAGGGAAACCTCTGCCAGCGAAAGATGCCACTTGGTATCAGTGTGGCCTTGACCTTCCCGTCTGCCATGATGGCCTCCTATTACCTGCTGCTGCAGACCTACGTGCTCCGCCTGGAAGCCATCATGAACGGTATCTTGCTCGTCTTCTGTggctcagagctgctgctggaggTGCTTACCCTGGCCGCCTTCTCCAG atga
- the TMEM216 gene encoding transmembrane protein 216 isoform X1, giving the protein MGTEDGAARRLSSTPLEILFFLNGWYYATYFLLELFIFLYKGLLLPYPTANLVLDVVMLLLYLGIEVIRLFFGTKGNLCQRKMPLGISVALTFPSAMMASYYLLLQTYVLRLEAIMNGILLVFCGSELLLEVLTLAAFSSVDRI; this is encoded by the exons ATGGGGACTGAAGATGGCGCCGCGAG ACGGTTGTCCTCCACCCCCCTGGAAATCCTCTTCTTTCTGAACGGGTGGTATTACGCTACCTATTTCCTGTTGGAACTCTTCATATTTCTGTATAAAG GTCTCCTGCTACCATATCCAACAGCCAATCTAGTACTGGATGTGGTGATGCTCCTCCTTTATCTCGGAATTGAAGTTATTCGACTATTTTTTG GTACAAAGGGAAACCTCTGCCAGCGAAAGATGCCACTTGGTATCAGTGTGGCCTTGACCTTCCCGTCTGCCATGATGGCCTCCTATTACCTGCTGCTGCAGACCTACGTGCTCCGCCTGGAAGCCATCATGAACGGTATCTTGCTCGTCTTCTGTggctcagagctgctgctggaggTGCTTACCCTGGCCGCCTTCTCCAG TGTGGACAGGATTTGA
- the TMEM216 gene encoding transmembrane protein 216 isoform X6, with protein MAPRDRRLSSTPLEILFFLNGWYYATYFLLELFIFLYKGLLLPYPTANLVLDVVMLLLYLGIEVIRLFFGTKGNLCQRKMPLGISVALTFPSAMMASYYLLLQTYVLRLEAIMNGILLVFCGSELLLEVLTLAAFSR; from the exons ATGGCGCCGCGAG ATAGACGGTTGTCCTCCACCCCCCTGGAAATCCTCTTCTTTCTGAACGGGTGGTATTACGCTACCTATTTCCTGTTGGAACTCTTCATATTTCTGTATAAAG GTCTCCTGCTACCATATCCAACAGCCAATCTAGTACTGGATGTGGTGATGCTCCTCCTTTATCTCGGAATTGAAGTTATTCGACTATTTTTTG GTACAAAGGGAAACCTCTGCCAGCGAAAGATGCCACTTGGTATCAGTGTGGCCTTGACCTTCCCGTCTGCCATGATGGCCTCCTATTACCTGCTGCTGCAGACCTACGTGCTCCGCCTGGAAGCCATCATGAACGGTATCTTGCTCGTCTTCTGTggctcagagctgctgctggaggTGCTTACCCTGGCCGCCTTCTCCAG atga
- the TMEM216 gene encoding transmembrane protein 216 isoform X4, whose amino-acid sequence MAPRDRRLSSTPLEILFFLNGWYYATYFLLELFIFLYKGLLLPYPTANLVLDVVMLLLYLGIEVIRLFFGTKGNLCQRKMPLGISVALTFPSAMMASYYLLLQTYVLRLEAIMNGILLVFCGSELLLEVLTLAAFSSSSLN is encoded by the exons ATGGCGCCGCGAG ATAGACGGTTGTCCTCCACCCCCCTGGAAATCCTCTTCTTTCTGAACGGGTGGTATTACGCTACCTATTTCCTGTTGGAACTCTTCATATTTCTGTATAAAG GTCTCCTGCTACCATATCCAACAGCCAATCTAGTACTGGATGTGGTGATGCTCCTCCTTTATCTCGGAATTGAAGTTATTCGACTATTTTTTG GTACAAAGGGAAACCTCTGCCAGCGAAAGATGCCACTTGGTATCAGTGTGGCCTTGACCTTCCCGTCTGCCATGATGGCCTCCTATTACCTGCTGCTGCAGACCTACGTGCTCCGCCTGGAAGCCATCATGAACGGTATCTTGCTCGTCTTCTGTggctcagagctgctgctggaggTGCTTACCCTGGCCGCCTTCTCCAG ctccagcctgaaTTAA
- the TMEM216 gene encoding transmembrane protein 216 isoform X3, with the protein MAPRDRRLSSTPLEILFFLNGWYYATYFLLELFIFLYKGLLLPYPTANLVLDVVMLLLYLGIEVIRLFFGTKGNLCQRKMPLGISVALTFPSAMMASYYLLLQTYVLRLEAIMNGILLVFCGSELLLEVLTLAAFSSVDRI; encoded by the exons ATGGCGCCGCGAG ATAGACGGTTGTCCTCCACCCCCCTGGAAATCCTCTTCTTTCTGAACGGGTGGTATTACGCTACCTATTTCCTGTTGGAACTCTTCATATTTCTGTATAAAG GTCTCCTGCTACCATATCCAACAGCCAATCTAGTACTGGATGTGGTGATGCTCCTCCTTTATCTCGGAATTGAAGTTATTCGACTATTTTTTG GTACAAAGGGAAACCTCTGCCAGCGAAAGATGCCACTTGGTATCAGTGTGGCCTTGACCTTCCCGTCTGCCATGATGGCCTCCTATTACCTGCTGCTGCAGACCTACGTGCTCCGCCTGGAAGCCATCATGAACGGTATCTTGCTCGTCTTCTGTggctcagagctgctgctggaggTGCTTACCCTGGCCGCCTTCTCCAG TGTGGACAGGATTTGA
- the TMEM216 gene encoding transmembrane protein 216 isoform X7 — protein MLFADSGFVLAGLLLPYPTANLVLDVVMLLLYLGIEVIRLFFGTKGNLCQRKMPLGISVALTFPSAMMASYYLLLQTYVLRLEAIMNGILLVFCGSELLLEVLTLAAFSSVDRI, from the exons ATGTTGTTCGCAGACTCTGGCTTTGTCTTGGCAGGTCTCCTGCTACCATATCCAACAGCCAATCTAGTACTGGATGTGGTGATGCTCCTCCTTTATCTCGGAATTGAAGTTATTCGACTATTTTTTG GTACAAAGGGAAACCTCTGCCAGCGAAAGATGCCACTTGGTATCAGTGTGGCCTTGACCTTCCCGTCTGCCATGATGGCCTCCTATTACCTGCTGCTGCAGACCTACGTGCTCCGCCTGGAAGCCATCATGAACGGTATCTTGCTCGTCTTCTGTggctcagagctgctgctggaggTGCTTACCCTGGCCGCCTTCTCCAG TGTGGACAGGATTTGA
- the TMEM216 gene encoding transmembrane protein 216 isoform X8: MLLLYLGIEVIRLFFGTKGNLCQRKMPLGISVALTFPSAMMASYYLLLQTYVLRLEAIMNGILLVFCGSELLLEVLTLAAFSSVDRI, translated from the exons ATGCTCCTCCTTTATCTCGGAATTGAAGTTATTCGACTATTTTTTG GTACAAAGGGAAACCTCTGCCAGCGAAAGATGCCACTTGGTATCAGTGTGGCCTTGACCTTCCCGTCTGCCATGATGGCCTCCTATTACCTGCTGCTGCAGACCTACGTGCTCCGCCTGGAAGCCATCATGAACGGTATCTTGCTCGTCTTCTGTggctcagagctgctgctggaggTGCTTACCCTGGCCGCCTTCTCCAG TGTGGACAGGATTTGA
- the TMEM216 gene encoding transmembrane protein 216 isoform X9: protein MLLLYLGIEVIRLFFGTKGNLCQRKMPLGISVALTFPSAMMASYYLLLQTYVLRLEAIMNGILLVFCGSELLLEVLTLAAFSSSSLN from the exons ATGCTCCTCCTTTATCTCGGAATTGAAGTTATTCGACTATTTTTTG GTACAAAGGGAAACCTCTGCCAGCGAAAGATGCCACTTGGTATCAGTGTGGCCTTGACCTTCCCGTCTGCCATGATGGCCTCCTATTACCTGCTGCTGCAGACCTACGTGCTCCGCCTGGAAGCCATCATGAACGGTATCTTGCTCGTCTTCTGTggctcagagctgctgctggaggTGCTTACCCTGGCCGCCTTCTCCAG ctccagcctgaaTTAA
- the TMEM216 gene encoding transmembrane protein 216 isoform X10 has translation MLLLYLGIEVIRLFFGTKGNLCQRKMPLGISVALTFPSAMMASYYLLLQTYVLRLEAIMNGILLVFCGSELLLEVLTLAAFSR, from the exons ATGCTCCTCCTTTATCTCGGAATTGAAGTTATTCGACTATTTTTTG GTACAAAGGGAAACCTCTGCCAGCGAAAGATGCCACTTGGTATCAGTGTGGCCTTGACCTTCCCGTCTGCCATGATGGCCTCCTATTACCTGCTGCTGCAGACCTACGTGCTCCGCCTGGAAGCCATCATGAACGGTATCTTGCTCGTCTTCTGTggctcagagctgctgctggaggTGCTTACCCTGGCCGCCTTCTCCAG atga
- the CPSF7 gene encoding cleavage and polyadenylation specificity factor subunit 7 isoform X2: MSEGVDLIDIYADEEFNQDPEFNNTDQIDLYDDVLTATSQPSDDRSSSTEPPPPVRQEPSPKPNNKTPAILYTYSGLRNRRAAVYVGSFSWWTTDQQLIQVIRSIGVYDVVELKFAENRANGQSKGYAEVVVASENSVHKLLELLPGKVLNGEKVDVRPATRQNLSQFEAQARKRIPPRAHSRDSSDSADGRATPSENLVPSSARVDKPPSVLPYFNRPPSALPLMGLPPPPIPPPPPLSSSFGVPPPPPGIHYQHLMPPPPRLPPHLAVPPPGAIPPALHLNPAFFPPPNATVGPPPDTYMKASAPYNHHGSRDSGPPPSTVSEAEFEEIMKRNRAISSSAISKAVSGASAGDYSDAIETLLTAIAVIKQSRVANDERCRVLISSLKDCLHGIEAKSYSVGASGSSSRKRHRSRERSPSRSRESSRRHRDLLHNEDRHDDYFPERNREHERHRDRERDRHH; encoded by the exons ATGTCAGAAGGAGTGGACTTGATTGACATATACGCGGACGAGGAGTTCAATCAG GATCCAGAGTTCAACAATACAGATCAGATTGACCTGTATGATGACGTGTTGACAGCCACCTCCCAGCCCTCAGATGACAGAAGCAGCAGCACTGAGCCACCTCCTCCTGTTCGCCAGGAGCCGTCTCCCAAGCCCAATAACAAGACCCCTGCAATTCTGTACACCTACAGCGGCCTACGTAATAGGCGAGCTGCTGTCTATGTGGGCAGCTTCTCCTGG TGGACCACAGACCAGCAGCTGATCCAGGTTATTCGCTCTATAGGAGTCTATGATGTGGTGGAATTGAAATTCGCAGAGAATCGAGCAAATGGCCAGTCCAAAGG GTATGCTGAGGTGGTGGTAGCCTCTGAAAACTCTGTCCACAAATTGTTGGAACTCCTGCCAGGAAAAgttcttaatggagaaaaagtgGACGTGAGGCCGGCCACCCGGCAGAATCTGTCACAGTTTGAGGCACAGGCTCGGAAAC GAATACCTCCACGGGCCCACTCCCGAGATTCTAGTGACTCTGCTGATGGACGGGCCACACCCTCTGAGAACCTTGTACCCTCATCTGCCCGGGTGGATAAGCCCCCCAGTGTGCTGCCCTACTTCAATCGCCCTCCTTCAGCCCTTCCCCTGATgggtctgcccccaccccctatTCCACCCCCACCACCTCTCTCCTCAAGCTTTGgggtccctcctcctcctcctggcatCCACTACCAGCATCTCATGCCCCCTCCTCCTCGATTACCTCCTCATCTGGCTGTACCTCCCCCTGGGGCCATCCCACCTGCCCTTCACCTCAATCCAGCCTTCTTCCCCCCACCAAATGCTACAGTGGGGCCTCCACCAGATACTTACATGAAGGCCTCTGCACCCTATAACCACCATGGCAG CCGAGATTCGGGCCCTCCGCCCTCTACAGTGAGTGAAGCAGAATTTGAAGAGATCATGAAGCGAAACAGAGCAATTTCCAGCAGTGCCATTTCCAAAGCCGTATCTGGAGCCAGTGCAG GGGATTACAGTGACGCGATTGAGACGCTGCTCACAGCCATTGCTGTTATCAAACAGTCCCGGGTCGCCAATGATGAGCGTTGccgtgtcctcatctcctctcttAAGGACTGTCTTCATGGCATTGAAGCCAAGTCCTACAGTGTGGGTGCCAGCGGGAGCTCGTCCAG GAAAAGACATCGGTCCCGCGAGAGGTCACCTAGCCGGTCCCGGGAGAGCAGCAGGAGGCACCGGGACCTGCTTCATAACGAAGATCGGCATGATGATTATTTCCCAGAAAGGAACCGAGAGCACGAGAGACACCGGGATAGAGAACGGGACCGGCACCACTGA
- the CPSF7 gene encoding cleavage and polyadenylation specificity factor subunit 7 isoform X1, which translates to MSEGVDLIDIYADEEFNQDPEFNNTDQIDLYDDVLTATSQPSDDRSSSTEPPPPVRQEPSPKPNNKTPAILYTYSGLRNRRAAVYVGSFSWWTTDQQLIQVIRSIGVYDVVELKFAENRANGQSKGYAEVVVASENSVHKLLELLPGKVLNGEKVDVRPATRQNLSQFEAQARKRECVRVPRGGIPPRAHSRDSSDSADGRATPSENLVPSSARVDKPPSVLPYFNRPPSALPLMGLPPPPIPPPPPLSSSFGVPPPPPGIHYQHLMPPPPRLPPHLAVPPPGAIPPALHLNPAFFPPPNATVGPPPDTYMKASAPYNHHGSRDSGPPPSTVSEAEFEEIMKRNRAISSSAISKAVSGASAGDYSDAIETLLTAIAVIKQSRVANDERCRVLISSLKDCLHGIEAKSYSVGASGSSSRKRHRSRERSPSRSRESSRRHRDLLHNEDRHDDYFPERNREHERHRDRERDRHH; encoded by the exons ATGTCAGAAGGAGTGGACTTGATTGACATATACGCGGACGAGGAGTTCAATCAG GATCCAGAGTTCAACAATACAGATCAGATTGACCTGTATGATGACGTGTTGACAGCCACCTCCCAGCCCTCAGATGACAGAAGCAGCAGCACTGAGCCACCTCCTCCTGTTCGCCAGGAGCCGTCTCCCAAGCCCAATAACAAGACCCCTGCAATTCTGTACACCTACAGCGGCCTACGTAATAGGCGAGCTGCTGTCTATGTGGGCAGCTTCTCCTGG TGGACCACAGACCAGCAGCTGATCCAGGTTATTCGCTCTATAGGAGTCTATGATGTGGTGGAATTGAAATTCGCAGAGAATCGAGCAAATGGCCAGTCCAAAGG GTATGCTGAGGTGGTGGTAGCCTCTGAAAACTCTGTCCACAAATTGTTGGAACTCCTGCCAGGAAAAgttcttaatggagaaaaagtgGACGTGAGGCCGGCCACCCGGCAGAATCTGTCACAGTTTGAGGCACAGGCTCGGAAACGTGAGTGCGTCCGAGTCCCAAGAGGGG GAATACCTCCACGGGCCCACTCCCGAGATTCTAGTGACTCTGCTGATGGACGGGCCACACCCTCTGAGAACCTTGTACCCTCATCTGCCCGGGTGGATAAGCCCCCCAGTGTGCTGCCCTACTTCAATCGCCCTCCTTCAGCCCTTCCCCTGATgggtctgcccccaccccctatTCCACCCCCACCACCTCTCTCCTCAAGCTTTGgggtccctcctcctcctcctggcatCCACTACCAGCATCTCATGCCCCCTCCTCCTCGATTACCTCCTCATCTGGCTGTACCTCCCCCTGGGGCCATCCCACCTGCCCTTCACCTCAATCCAGCCTTCTTCCCCCCACCAAATGCTACAGTGGGGCCTCCACCAGATACTTACATGAAGGCCTCTGCACCCTATAACCACCATGGCAG CCGAGATTCGGGCCCTCCGCCCTCTACAGTGAGTGAAGCAGAATTTGAAGAGATCATGAAGCGAAACAGAGCAATTTCCAGCAGTGCCATTTCCAAAGCCGTATCTGGAGCCAGTGCAG GGGATTACAGTGACGCGATTGAGACGCTGCTCACAGCCATTGCTGTTATCAAACAGTCCCGGGTCGCCAATGATGAGCGTTGccgtgtcctcatctcctctcttAAGGACTGTCTTCATGGCATTGAAGCCAAGTCCTACAGTGTGGGTGCCAGCGGGAGCTCGTCCAG GAAAAGACATCGGTCCCGCGAGAGGTCACCTAGCCGGTCCCGGGAGAGCAGCAGGAGGCACCGGGACCTGCTTCATAACGAAGATCGGCATGATGATTATTTCCCAGAAAGGAACCGAGAGCACGAGAGACACCGGGATAGAGAACGGGACCGGCACCACTGA